The proteins below come from a single Saccharopolyspora sp. SCSIO 74807 genomic window:
- a CDS encoding WXG100 family type VII secretion target encodes MSTKFSVTNNAVGQAASKLDDDAAQLEQLAQRLSSALEELMPHWKGQGATAFQQPKEQITQGAKQCATAARALQGKVAQAGQSYQTGEQDQASQIKSQAAGMDPAKFNF; translated from the coding sequence ATGAGCACCAAGTTTTCGGTAACCAACAACGCCGTCGGGCAGGCCGCGAGCAAGCTCGACGACGACGCCGCGCAGCTCGAACAGCTCGCGCAGCGGCTGTCCTCGGCGCTGGAGGAACTCATGCCGCACTGGAAGGGCCAGGGCGCGACGGCGTTCCAGCAGCCGAAGGAGCAGATCACCCAGGGCGCCAAGCAGTGCGCCACTGCTGCCCGGGCGCTGCAGGGCAAGGTCGCCCAGGCCGGGCAGTCCTACCAGACCGGGGAGCAGGACCAGGCTTCCCAGATCAAGAGCCAGGCCGCCGGTATGGACCCGGCGAAGTTCAACTTCTGA
- the eccD gene encoding type VII secretion integral membrane protein EccD, with protein sequence MTRVTVVEPESNRRVDVPLPSQDPIIQHLPDLARSFSLLGANTDPRRWTLSKPFGNQEIPPERSLSDAQIVDGAQLWLVPAQGRSHPLLAEDVVEETKGVLDTDIDEWDGPVRQRGLTNIAALLVLAFGLIAAFAPLDWLGQLTLAGLGALLGFAAMFAARENTLMLTAPVPSWAMIGYALGAGLQLSPAGQVMLALTTAGIGLALFFISDNKIQAVVAAGCTLLALGAIGSVSLLAGLPMVTVCGILLVLGLFALGLAPQLAVSQSSLVRLARAHEDGNSPARGQITESVHHGHRILVGLVAGVAVVLSVVEFGLATTGEPLAVVLAFLAAAAFALRARLFSRAAHVLPLLLAAVFGVVVTALGITINLPAVGPWVALGILVVLTAVLLVAARTSLDDVTAARMRRVLNVLDTLAVVAIPPLAFVAAGGITWVQSLI encoded by the coding sequence ATGACGCGCGTCACGGTGGTAGAGCCCGAGAGCAATCGCCGGGTCGATGTTCCGCTGCCTTCGCAGGACCCGATCATCCAGCACCTGCCGGATCTGGCGCGCAGCTTCAGCCTCCTCGGCGCCAACACCGACCCGCGCCGCTGGACGCTTTCGAAACCGTTCGGGAACCAGGAGATTCCGCCGGAACGGTCGTTGTCCGACGCGCAGATCGTGGACGGGGCGCAGCTGTGGCTGGTTCCCGCCCAGGGCCGCTCGCACCCCTTGCTGGCCGAGGACGTCGTCGAAGAGACCAAAGGCGTCCTCGACACCGACATCGACGAATGGGACGGCCCCGTCCGGCAGCGCGGCCTGACCAACATCGCCGCGCTGCTCGTGCTGGCCTTCGGCCTCATCGCCGCGTTCGCCCCGCTCGACTGGCTCGGCCAGCTCACCCTCGCCGGGCTCGGCGCGCTGCTCGGGTTCGCCGCGATGTTCGCCGCGCGCGAGAACACCCTGATGCTCACCGCGCCGGTCCCGTCCTGGGCGATGATCGGCTATGCGCTGGGCGCCGGGCTGCAGCTGAGCCCGGCGGGCCAAGTCATGCTGGCGCTGACGACCGCGGGCATCGGGCTGGCGTTGTTCTTCATCAGCGACAACAAGATCCAGGCGGTGGTGGCCGCCGGTTGCACGCTGCTCGCGCTCGGCGCGATCGGGTCCGTGTCGCTGCTCGCGGGGCTGCCGATGGTCACCGTGTGCGGAATCCTGCTCGTGCTCGGCTTGTTCGCGCTCGGGCTGGCGCCGCAGCTCGCGGTGAGCCAGTCCTCGCTGGTGCGGCTGGCCCGCGCGCACGAGGACGGCAATTCCCCCGCGCGGGGCCAGATCACCGAGTCGGTGCACCACGGTCACCGGATCCTCGTCGGCCTGGTGGCCGGGGTCGCGGTGGTGCTCAGCGTCGTGGAATTCGGCCTGGCGACCACCGGTGAGCCGCTGGCGGTGGTGCTGGCGTTCCTGGCCGCGGCCGCCTTCGCACTGCGCGCGCGGTTGTTCTCCCGTGCGGCGCACGTGCTGCCGCTGCTGCTGGCGGCGGTGTTCGGGGTCGTGGTCACCGCGCTGGGCATCACGATCAACCTGCCCGCGGTCGGCCCGTGGGTGGCGCTGGGCATCCTCGTCGTGCTGACCGCGGTCCTGCTCGTCGCCGCCCGCACGAGCCTCGACGACGTGACCGCGGCCCGGATGCGCCGCGTGCTCAACGTCCTCGACACGCTCGCGGTCGTCGCCATCCCGCCGCTGGCGTTCGTGGCCGCCGGCGGCATCACCTGGGTGCAGAGCCTGATCTGA
- a CDS encoding RHS repeat-associated core domain-containing protein: MSVRAGRGSGSRAVGVAVADFPGHLFSLGGSPEAIAGSARRYDRFGGSASHAAERITGMDTGQFQGPEAEQFREKIDSELPPDLRVTGTAFSQVGSALSRFSSRLSELQGRMRPLAQQAPGLWEQLKASEGRVERARSADRAHADKVRDEQAHAPAGRPPPPAAPYESDAGDASAALSSARVAWQDCVDKANGLRTEMTAAARECTNRINEAKGMRFKEPPASYDLIGQGQDFIRENKDVLKEISSALKVVSGALAVVGLVLQAIPVVGNAVGGAFLIAAGITGGAALAIDAGIYAATGEGSLTSILVDTALTVIPFGRVAKLGGKLVGAGGKLASAAKGAAAGAGRLGRQLGAKAKSVMPWGKKSFRIDPIDVDSGRMLLSQTDVELDGVLPLVLGRTHVSSHRHGLFFGPSWSSTLDQRVEADDDGVYFASEDGLTVPYPHPGPGAAVLPVVGPRWPLERSDDGAYLITDPDRGRTLRFVQYDACWLLSSITDRNGNRIEVSYDDTGLPQEIRHSGGYRIRVETKDRLVTGLYLCDADNGADVALMRYGYRDERLTEVVNESGQPLRFDYDAAGQITGWTDRNGVQYRYTYDAEGRCVRTDGSDGFLSGTITYDTDHGITYVTDSLGHRTAYHLNHSGQVVREVDPLGAETVSEWDEFDLLLSRIDPLGRTTSYEYDERGNLTTLRRPDGGLVRLDYNELRQPIIVTAPDGTVSHREYDARGNLARTVDPAGAATTYDYDERGRLLRVTDALGNTRRVDTDAAGLPTAITDPLGATTRYERDAFGRVTALSDPVGGVTRLGWTVDGKPAWRTLPDGATERWLYDAEGNLHTHIDPLGQRTSTEVTHFDLPAAEVRPDGTRLAFGYDTELRLTSVTNEQGLVWRYQYDVAGNLVAEHDFNGRTLRYRHDPAGQLVERTNGAGETTTFTRDLLGQVTERRNSDAVATFCYDQAGRLREATNPHARVLFDRDPLGRVLAETINDRTLTSTYDALGRRTRRVTPSGAASDWDYDPNGNPTALHTAGRTLHFEHDAAGREIQRSLGGEAVLAQEWGLNDQLISQALTGRDGRRTQQRAYSYRADGFLSRIEDQLGGTRTFDLDQVGRVTTVHGSGWTERYAYDAAGNITEGTWPAPTDSPDSEALGNREYNGTLIRRAGKVRYEHDAQGRMTLRQQKRLSEKPATWHYTWDADDRMTGVTTPDGTRWHYHYDPLGRRIAKHRLDADDEVVEQLDFAWDGSALAEQTRAGGVSEDADRGDARATVWDYAPGSFRPLTQRERPPLRDASQPWIDEQFHAIITDLVGTPTELINDQGDIAWTHRTTLWGQNLGESRTGTSTPLRFPGQYADPETGLNYNYFRHYDPDTGRYTSTDPLGLDAGPNPHVYVANPSGLIDPLGLQSCTGIGLEQASSLAFKAAEKPHEIFIKNKHLSDFGGRYRKFDTTDPQVAQQWVADGLKTPDAIFKPNQGDPDSFQVFADLGRSIGTKGESTVKVLVNSDGEVFNAFPVKNI; the protein is encoded by the coding sequence GTGTCGGTGCGGGCTGGTCGCGGGAGTGGGTCTCGTGCGGTGGGGGTTGCGGTGGCGGATTTTCCGGGGCACTTGTTCTCGTTGGGTGGTTCGCCGGAGGCGATCGCGGGTTCGGCTCGGCGGTACGACCGGTTCGGCGGGTCGGCGTCGCATGCGGCGGAGCGGATCACGGGCATGGACACTGGTCAGTTCCAGGGTCCGGAGGCGGAGCAGTTCCGGGAGAAGATCGATTCGGAGTTGCCGCCGGATCTGCGGGTGACGGGCACGGCGTTCAGCCAGGTCGGCTCGGCGTTGTCCCGGTTTTCCTCGCGGTTGTCCGAGCTTCAGGGGCGGATGCGGCCGTTGGCGCAGCAGGCGCCTGGGTTGTGGGAGCAGCTCAAGGCCAGCGAGGGCCGTGTGGAGCGGGCGCGGTCCGCCGACCGGGCTCATGCGGACAAGGTCCGCGACGAACAAGCCCATGCTCCGGCGGGGCGTCCGCCACCGCCCGCAGCGCCGTATGAGTCGGACGCGGGGGATGCGTCGGCGGCGTTGTCGTCGGCTCGGGTGGCGTGGCAGGACTGCGTGGACAAGGCCAACGGTCTGCGCACGGAGATGACCGCTGCGGCCCGGGAGTGCACGAATCGCATCAACGAGGCCAAGGGGATGCGGTTCAAAGAGCCCCCGGCCAGCTACGACCTCATCGGCCAGGGACAGGACTTCATCCGCGAGAACAAGGACGTGCTCAAGGAGATCTCCTCGGCGCTGAAGGTCGTCTCGGGCGCGCTCGCGGTCGTGGGTCTGGTGTTGCAGGCGATCCCGGTGGTCGGCAACGCCGTCGGCGGCGCCTTCCTCATCGCCGCCGGCATCACCGGCGGCGCCGCCCTGGCCATCGACGCCGGTATCTACGCAGCCACCGGCGAAGGCAGTTTGACGTCGATCTTGGTGGATACGGCGTTAACGGTCATACCGTTCGGCCGAGTCGCCAAGCTCGGCGGAAAGCTGGTCGGCGCCGGCGGGAAACTGGCCAGTGCGGCGAAGGGCGCGGCTGCGGGAGCGGGCCGGCTCGGGCGGCAGCTGGGGGCGAAAGCCAAGTCGGTGATGCCGTGGGGGAAGAAGTCGTTCCGGATCGATCCGATCGATGTGGACAGCGGCCGGATGCTGCTGTCGCAGACCGACGTCGAGCTCGACGGTGTCCTGCCCCTGGTGCTGGGGCGCACGCACGTGTCGTCGCATCGGCACGGGTTGTTCTTCGGACCGAGCTGGTCGTCCACATTGGACCAGCGGGTGGAGGCCGACGACGACGGCGTGTACTTCGCCTCCGAAGACGGGCTGACGGTGCCGTATCCGCATCCCGGGCCGGGCGCGGCGGTGCTGCCGGTGGTGGGTCCTCGGTGGCCGCTGGAACGCTCGGACGACGGTGCTTATCTGATCACTGATCCGGATCGCGGTCGCACGCTGCGGTTCGTGCAGTACGACGCGTGCTGGCTGCTGTCCTCGATCACCGACCGCAACGGCAATCGGATCGAGGTCTCCTACGACGACACGGGCCTGCCGCAGGAGATCCGCCACAGCGGTGGCTACCGCATCCGCGTCGAGACCAAGGACCGTTTGGTCACGGGCCTGTACCTGTGCGACGCCGACAACGGTGCGGACGTGGCGCTGATGCGCTACGGCTACCGCGACGAGCGGCTGACCGAAGTGGTCAACGAGTCCGGGCAGCCGCTGCGGTTCGACTACGACGCCGCGGGCCAGATCACCGGGTGGACCGACCGCAACGGCGTGCAATACCGCTACACCTACGACGCCGAGGGCAGGTGCGTGCGCACCGACGGCTCGGACGGCTTCCTGAGCGGCACGATCACCTACGACACCGACCACGGCATCACCTACGTGACCGACTCGCTCGGACACCGCACCGCCTACCACCTCAACCACTCCGGCCAGGTCGTCCGGGAGGTCGACCCGCTCGGAGCCGAAACGGTCTCCGAGTGGGACGAGTTCGACCTGCTGCTGTCCCGCATCGACCCGCTGGGCCGCACGACCAGCTACGAGTACGACGAGCGCGGCAACCTGACCACGCTGCGCCGCCCGGACGGCGGCCTGGTCCGGCTCGATTACAACGAGCTGCGCCAGCCGATCATCGTGACCGCTCCGGATGGCACGGTCTCGCACCGGGAGTACGACGCCCGCGGCAACCTCGCGCGCACTGTGGATCCGGCGGGCGCGGCCACGACGTACGACTACGACGAGCGAGGGCGCCTGCTTCGCGTCACCGACGCGCTGGGCAACACTCGCCGCGTCGACACCGATGCCGCGGGCTTGCCGACCGCGATCACCGACCCGCTCGGCGCCACGACGCGCTATGAGCGGGACGCGTTCGGTCGAGTCACCGCGCTGTCGGACCCGGTCGGCGGGGTGACCCGCCTGGGCTGGACCGTTGATGGCAAACCCGCCTGGCGGACCCTGCCGGACGGGGCGACCGAGCGGTGGCTCTACGACGCCGAAGGCAACCTGCACACCCACATCGACCCGCTCGGGCAACGCACGAGCACCGAGGTGACCCATTTCGACCTGCCCGCGGCCGAAGTCCGCCCTGACGGCACGCGCTTGGCGTTCGGCTACGACACCGAACTACGCCTGACCAGCGTCACCAACGAGCAGGGCTTGGTGTGGCGTTACCAGTACGACGTGGCCGGAAATCTGGTCGCTGAGCACGACTTCAACGGTCGGACGCTGCGCTACCGCCACGACCCGGCAGGCCAACTCGTCGAGCGCACCAACGGCGCAGGCGAGACCACCACCTTCACCCGCGACCTGCTGGGCCAGGTCACCGAACGCCGCAACAGCGATGCCGTCGCCACCTTCTGCTACGACCAAGCCGGACGACTGCGCGAAGCCACCAACCCGCACGCGCGGGTGCTCTTCGACCGCGACCCGCTGGGCCGGGTGCTGGCCGAAACCATCAACGACCGCACCCTGACCTCCACCTATGACGCGCTGGGCCGTCGCACCCGGCGAGTGACTCCGTCCGGCGCGGCAAGCGACTGGGACTACGACCCGAACGGCAACCCGACCGCGCTGCACACCGCAGGCCGCACCCTCCACTTCGAACACGACGCAGCCGGGCGGGAGATCCAGCGCTCGCTCGGCGGCGAAGCGGTCCTGGCCCAGGAATGGGGTCTCAACGACCAGCTCATCTCCCAAGCTCTGACCGGTCGCGACGGTCGACGTACCCAGCAGCGTGCCTACAGCTACCGCGCCGACGGGTTCCTCTCCCGCATCGAGGACCAACTTGGCGGTACCCGTACCTTCGACCTCGACCAGGTCGGGCGCGTGACCACGGTCCACGGCTCCGGCTGGACCGAGCGCTACGCCTACGACGCGGCGGGCAACATCACCGAGGGGACGTGGCCGGCACCCACCGACTCGCCCGACTCCGAAGCGCTCGGCAACCGCGAGTACAACGGCACCCTCATCCGCCGCGCGGGCAAAGTCCGCTACGAGCACGACGCCCAAGGCCGCATGACCCTGCGCCAGCAAAAACGCCTCTCCGAAAAGCCCGCCACCTGGCACTACACCTGGGACGCCGACGACCGCATGACCGGCGTCACCACCCCCGACGGCACCCGCTGGCACTACCACTACGACCCGCTCGGCCGCCGCATCGCCAAGCACCGCCTCGACGCCGATGATGAGGTCGTGGAGCAGCTCGACTTCGCTTGGGACGGCTCCGCCCTGGCCGAGCAGACCCGCGCGGGCGGTGTTTCCGAAGACGCTGACCGTGGTGATGCTCGGGCCACGGTTTGGGACTACGCACCCGGTAGCTTCCGCCCGCTGACCCAGCGCGAACGCCCCCCACTGCGCGACGCCTCCCAGCCGTGGATCGACGAACAATTCCACGCCATCATCACCGACCTCGTCGGAACCCCCACCGAACTCATCAACGACCAAGGCGACATCGCCTGGACGCACCGCACCACACTGTGGGGACAGAACCTCGGCGAATCCCGCACCGGAACGTCCACCCCACTACGCTTCCCCGGCCAATACGCCGACCCCGAAACCGGCCTCAACTACAACTACTTCCGGCACTACGACCCGGATACCGGGCGCTACACTTCAACGGACCCGCTTGGACTCGACGCGGGACCCAACCCGCACGTTTATGTCGCCAACCCTTCCGGTCTGATCGATCCGCTAGGACTGCAGAGTTGTACCGGAATCGGCCTCGAACAAGCATCGAGCTTGGCGTTCAAAGCAGCCGAAAAGCCCCATGAAATATTTATCAAAAATAAGCATCTGTCAGATTTTGGCGGCCGGTACCGAAAGTTCGACACCACTGATCCGCAAGTCGCGCAGCAATGGGTCGCTGACGGGCTGAAAACACCGGACGCCATCTTCAAGCCAAATCAGGGCGATCCGGATTCGTTTCAGGTGTTCGCTGACTTGGGCAGGTCGATCGGCACCAAGGGCGAGTCCACTGTTAAGGTCCTTGTAAACTCCGACGGGGAAGTGTTCAATGCGTTCCCGGTGAAGAATATATGA
- a CDS encoding WXG100 family type VII secretion target, producing the protein MTYVQYPYEQLTKLGTELDTLNEELKQDHHGARDVEGLDGEDHANIISAIEGFQDEWNSSLLDLESKLGETGKLTKQIGQLAQQTDSELATKFRGGKQ; encoded by the coding sequence GTGACGTACGTGCAGTATCCGTACGAGCAGCTGACCAAGCTCGGCACCGAGCTGGACACGCTCAACGAGGAACTCAAGCAGGACCACCACGGTGCCCGGGACGTCGAAGGACTCGACGGCGAGGACCACGCGAACATCATCTCCGCCATCGAGGGCTTCCAGGACGAGTGGAACTCCAGCCTGCTCGACCTGGAGAGCAAGCTCGGCGAGACCGGCAAGCTCACCAAGCAGATCGGGCAGCTGGCCCAGCAGACCGACTCCGAGCTGGCCACCAAGTTCCGCGGCGGCAAGCAGTAA
- a CDS encoding WXG100 family type VII secretion target produces MTSGVFGYDESAGQEAAQAVQGVLGEMQALMDKMRGDMNQTTANWEGDESGQYQGIMGQFNSGAQQVSGGIEQIKSMITGTTDAVGSMRGQVRKALGS; encoded by the coding sequence ATGACCAGTGGCGTGTTCGGATACGACGAATCGGCCGGGCAGGAGGCCGCCCAGGCCGTGCAGGGCGTGCTGGGCGAGATGCAGGCGCTGATGGACAAGATGCGCGGGGACATGAACCAGACCACGGCCAACTGGGAGGGCGACGAGTCCGGCCAGTACCAGGGGATCATGGGTCAGTTCAATTCCGGTGCGCAGCAGGTCAGCGGCGGGATTGAGCAGATCAAGTCGATGATCACGGGCACGACCGACGCGGTCGGTTCGATGCGCGGTCAGGTCCGCAAGGCCCTCGGCAGCTGA
- the eccCb gene encoding type VII secretion protein EccCb — MELEPVQVAAPLTLPGRAAGGGAGSTVMSILMPVVGGGVMVASLAARGNALMRVAAVCLFVVMLLGTVAMVIHRNSGKNKELQQQRQRYSEHIAEIREVIRTARAEQRAAAEHVHPEPLALIDVVHNPERRWERNRQAPDFLLARLGSGTDALWRPVEVGSVGTQLANPDPITQAEAAMVTGRLAQLTNMPLAVPWHGTVSVVGMPELTRAALRAMVAQVAALHAPNEVQLAWAVGRNVIGEFDWIKWLPHTIDSSQWDGTAPRRLVADTASGLVGMLRGELDRRLNAASTRSWGQTPTVRGPHLVVITDQVSAGSAELFADSGGVSLADIKVSQVVLVPDRRLEPAHVDVRVTVDGDAASVEDLRPTPNPHDPAQAGQAEQQRLAGAREGTLDHVSVPVMTRLARELSPYRLVADANQSMSADTGGDLRSLLDIADEATFDVGKAWAPRTEGEFLKVPFAVGDSGRPITLDIKEAAQGGMGPHGLCVGATGSGKSEFLRTLVLALAMTHPPERLNMILVDYKGGATFAGLGELPHTSAMVSNLSDDIGLVDRLHDAVLGEMTRRQRILADAGSLASLVEYQEKREAGEDLEPLPNLFIVIDEFGELLTAKPDFVELFLQLGRIGRSLGLHLLLASQRLEEGKIKGLESYLSYRIGLRTFNEQESRTVLGVPDAYHLPSAPGNGYLGAEHGLSERWKALYVSGDYQAPSGVESAQETPRLAPFTPYNEAQAWLNQHAHLQPKTAKIDRDKRTVSEPTVLDVVVQRVSQQPGARARQVWLPPLPATMALSAAIGRVEPDRTYGLSAVDRRWHGSLAIPMGTVDIPAEQRQEPLVADLAASGGHLAILGSPQSGKSTALRTLILGGALTHTPSDLAFYCVDFGGGTLNGLDRLPNVAGVADRLAPDRVRRTISEIATLLGEREAIFADYRLDSVQAMRDQHRAGKLPELTSADICLVIDGYLALRQDFEDLLEVVHDIASRGAGFGVHVVVTAGRWTDLRMQIQSVIANKLELRLNDPLDTTVKRKLAENIKVPGRCLTDRGLTGHIALPRIDGHADPATITAGVQHAVDEVVRHWSGPVATPVRMLPERLDHRSFAERAPDRKVLRLGVDETELRPTTVDLFGDDPHLLVFGDTQAGKTSLLRLIVEDFTSRYGSDEVVFALFDPRRSMLEGIDDEYLGGYAHNTAVAGGLAEGMAGELAKRLPPEDVTVEQLRTRSWWRGPEIVALVDDYDLLTTGGANPLAPFLPYLQQSRDIGFHVVLCRRSSGSSRSLYEPFVQGVKESGAAGLLLSGDRSEGKMWPEVYFSQQPAGRGTLVRRGRKPLLVQTAYVPRSDEEPATPPGGTAVPQG, encoded by the coding sequence GTGGAACTGGAACCGGTGCAGGTGGCCGCGCCGCTGACGCTGCCGGGGCGCGCCGCAGGCGGCGGTGCGGGCAGCACGGTGATGTCGATCCTGATGCCGGTGGTCGGCGGCGGAGTCATGGTCGCCTCGCTGGCCGCCCGCGGCAACGCCCTCATGCGCGTGGCCGCGGTGTGCCTGTTCGTGGTGATGCTGCTCGGCACGGTGGCGATGGTGATCCACCGCAATTCCGGCAAGAACAAGGAACTGCAGCAGCAGCGGCAGCGCTATTCCGAGCACATCGCGGAGATCCGCGAGGTCATCCGCACCGCCCGCGCCGAACAACGCGCGGCCGCCGAACACGTGCATCCGGAGCCGTTGGCGCTGATCGACGTGGTGCACAACCCCGAGCGGCGGTGGGAACGCAATCGGCAGGCTCCCGACTTCCTGCTGGCCCGGCTGGGATCGGGCACCGACGCGCTCTGGCGCCCGGTGGAAGTCGGCTCGGTCGGTACGCAGCTGGCCAACCCGGACCCGATCACCCAGGCCGAGGCCGCCATGGTCACCGGCAGGCTGGCGCAGCTGACGAACATGCCGCTCGCGGTGCCGTGGCACGGAACCGTGTCGGTCGTCGGGATGCCGGAGCTGACCCGCGCCGCGCTGCGCGCGATGGTCGCCCAGGTCGCCGCGCTGCACGCGCCGAACGAGGTGCAGCTGGCGTGGGCGGTCGGGCGCAACGTCATCGGCGAGTTCGACTGGATCAAGTGGCTGCCGCACACGATCGACAGCTCGCAGTGGGACGGCACCGCCCCGCGCCGCCTCGTCGCCGACACCGCCTCCGGCCTGGTGGGGATGCTTCGCGGCGAACTGGACCGGCGCCTCAACGCGGCCTCCACCCGCAGCTGGGGCCAGACCCCGACGGTGCGCGGCCCGCACCTGGTGGTCATCACCGATCAGGTCTCCGCGGGCAGCGCCGAACTCTTCGCCGACAGCGGCGGCGTTTCGCTGGCGGACATCAAGGTGTCGCAGGTGGTGCTGGTGCCGGACCGGCGGCTCGAACCCGCGCACGTCGACGTCCGCGTCACCGTGGACGGCGACGCCGCCAGCGTCGAAGACCTCCGCCCGACGCCGAATCCGCACGACCCTGCCCAGGCCGGGCAGGCGGAACAGCAACGGCTGGCCGGGGCGCGGGAGGGCACGCTCGATCACGTCAGCGTTCCGGTGATGACCAGGCTCGCCCGGGAACTGTCGCCCTACCGCCTGGTCGCCGACGCCAACCAGTCCATGTCGGCGGACACCGGCGGCGACCTGCGGTCCCTTTTGGACATCGCGGACGAGGCCACGTTCGACGTCGGCAAGGCGTGGGCACCGCGCACCGAGGGCGAGTTCCTCAAAGTTCCTTTCGCGGTGGGCGATTCCGGCCGCCCGATCACCCTCGACATCAAGGAGGCCGCGCAAGGCGGGATGGGACCGCACGGGCTGTGCGTGGGCGCCACCGGCTCCGGCAAGAGCGAGTTCCTGCGCACCCTCGTGCTCGCGCTGGCCATGACCCATCCGCCCGAGCGGCTGAACATGATCCTGGTGGACTACAAGGGCGGCGCGACCTTCGCCGGGCTCGGCGAGCTGCCGCACACCAGCGCCATGGTCTCGAACCTCTCCGACGACATCGGCCTGGTGGACCGGCTGCACGACGCGGTCCTCGGCGAGATGACGCGCAGGCAACGCATCCTCGCCGATGCGGGATCGCTGGCCAGCTTGGTGGAATACCAGGAGAAGCGGGAAGCGGGCGAGGACCTCGAACCGCTGCCGAACCTGTTCATCGTCATCGACGAGTTCGGTGAGCTGCTCACCGCGAAGCCGGACTTCGTCGAGCTGTTCCTGCAGCTCGGCCGCATCGGCCGTTCGCTGGGCCTGCACCTGCTGCTGGCCTCGCAGCGGCTGGAGGAAGGCAAGATCAAAGGGCTCGAGTCCTACCTCTCGTACCGGATCGGGCTGCGCACCTTCAACGAGCAGGAATCCCGCACGGTGCTCGGCGTCCCGGACGCGTACCACCTGCCCAGCGCGCCGGGCAACGGCTACCTCGGCGCCGAGCACGGCCTGAGCGAACGCTGGAAGGCGCTCTACGTCTCCGGCGACTACCAGGCCCCTTCCGGCGTGGAAAGCGCCCAGGAAACCCCGCGGCTGGCGCCGTTCACCCCGTACAACGAAGCCCAAGCCTGGCTGAACCAGCACGCGCACCTGCAGCCGAAGACCGCGAAGATCGACCGCGACAAGCGCACCGTCTCCGAACCGACCGTGCTCGACGTCGTCGTCCAGCGCGTTTCGCAGCAGCCCGGTGCTCGCGCCAGGCAGGTCTGGCTGCCGCCGCTGCCCGCGACGATGGCGCTGTCGGCAGCGATCGGCCGCGTCGAACCGGACCGCACCTACGGGCTGTCCGCGGTCGACCGGCGGTGGCACGGTTCGCTGGCGATCCCGATGGGCACCGTCGACATCCCCGCCGAGCAGCGCCAGGAACCGCTGGTCGCCGACCTCGCCGCCAGCGGCGGGCACCTGGCGATCCTCGGTTCGCCGCAGAGCGGCAAATCCACCGCGCTGCGCACCCTGATCCTCGGCGGCGCGCTGACCCACACGCCCAGCGATCTGGCGTTCTACTGCGTCGATTTCGGCGGCGGCACGCTCAACGGCCTCGACCGGCTGCCGAACGTCGCCGGGGTCGCCGACCGCTTGGCGCCCGACCGGGTGCGCCGCACCATCAGCGAGATCGCCACGCTGCTCGGCGAGCGCGAAGCCATCTTCGCCGACTACCGCCTGGATTCCGTGCAGGCGATGCGCGATCAGCACCGCGCTGGCAAGCTCCCGGAGCTCACCAGCGCGGACATCTGCCTGGTGATCGACGGGTACCTGGCGCTGCGGCAGGACTTCGAGGACCTGCTGGAGGTGGTGCACGACATCGCCTCCCGCGGTGCCGGCTTCGGGGTGCACGTCGTGGTCACCGCGGGCCGCTGGACCGACCTGCGGATGCAGATCCAGTCGGTCATCGCGAACAAGCTGGAGCTGCGCCTGAACGATCCGCTGGACACCACGGTCAAGCGCAAGCTCGCCGAGAACATCAAGGTTCCCGGCCGCTGCCTGACCGACCGCGGACTGACCGGGCACATCGCGCTGCCCCGCATCGACGGCCACGCCGATCCGGCGACCATCACCGCGGGCGTGCAGCACGCGGTCGACGAGGTCGTGCGGCATTGGAGCGGCCCGGTCGCGACGCCGGTGCGGATGCTGCCGGAGCGGCTGGACCACCGTTCCTTCGCCGAACGCGCACCCGACCGCAAGGTGCTGCGCCTCGGGGTGGACGAGACCGAGCTGCGGCCCACCACCGTCGACCTCTTCGGCGACGACCCGCACCTGCTCGTCTTCGGCGACACCCAGGCCGGCAAGACTTCGCTGCTGCGCCTGATCGTCGAGGACTTCACGAGCCGCTACGGCAGCGACGAGGTCGTGTTCGCGCTGTTCGACCCGCGGCGCAGCATGTTGGAGGGCATCGACGACGAATACCTCGGCGGCTACGCGCACAACACCGCCGTGGCCGGCGGGCTGGCCGAAGGCATGGCCGGAGAACTCGCGAAACGGCTCCCGCCGGAGGACGTCACCGTTGAGCAGTTGCGCACCCGTTCCTGGTGGCGCGGCCCGGAGATCGTGGCGCTGGTCGACGACTACGACCTGCTCACCACCGGCGGCGCGAACCCGTTGGCGCCGTTCCTGCCGTACCTACAGCAGTCCCGTGACATCGGGTTCCACGTGGTTCTGTGCCGTCGCTCCAGCGGCTCCAGCCGCTCGTTGTACGAGCCGTTCGTGCAGGGTGTGAAGGAGTCCGGGGCGGCCGGTCTGCTGCTGTCCGGCGACCGCAGCGAGGGGAAGATGTGGCCGGAGGTCTACTTCAGCCAGCAGCCCGCCGGCCGCGGCACTCTGGTGCGCCGCGGTCGCAAACCGCTGCTCGTGCAAACGGCGTACGTGCCGCGCTCGGACGAGGAACCGGCGACGCCGCCCGGCGGAACTGCTGTCCCGCAAGGCTGA